A genomic segment from Polyangium mundeleinium encodes:
- a CDS encoding sigma 54-interacting transcriptional regulator — translation MSGREDEDEFDDKVETELVRRPDRAASPGFSLVVVAGASRGQTFTIAPGHPSRVLVGQSPMCDLRVDDRLVSRRHAAFEILRGKLRVTDLESTNGTSVQGVAVLGALLTGGEIVTMGETQIRIDRLADQAPAAIPSAVRFGAMFGASPEMRALYPLCERLASAAVPVLIEGETGTGKEVLAESLHELGPRKQGPFVVFDCTAVPPNLVESALFGHERGAFTGATESRKGVFEEAHGGTLLLDEIGDLELPLQAKLLRALERSEVQRVGSNRWVRVDVRILAATRRDLDHEIQAGRFRDDLFYRLAVARIELPPLRRRSGDVVVLAQHFWRQLAGKDTPFPPDFARRIADYAWPGNVRELYNAVARRVALGELAPIATLRPNTPRASGVPRPSTPPKPAPADFTEEILALDLPLPRARERVVEEFERRYVQRVLTAHGGNVGAAAAASGIARRYFQLIKARHKG, via the coding sequence ATGAGCGGGCGCGAGGACGAGGACGAGTTCGACGACAAGGTGGAGACGGAGCTCGTGCGCAGGCCCGACCGCGCGGCCTCGCCCGGGTTTTCGCTCGTGGTCGTCGCCGGCGCGAGCCGCGGACAGACGTTCACGATCGCGCCCGGTCACCCGTCGCGCGTGCTCGTCGGGCAGAGCCCGATGTGTGATCTCCGCGTCGACGATCGGCTGGTGTCGCGCAGGCACGCGGCCTTCGAGATCCTGCGCGGCAAGCTCCGCGTGACGGACCTCGAGTCGACGAACGGTACGTCGGTGCAAGGCGTGGCCGTCCTCGGCGCGCTGCTCACGGGTGGCGAGATCGTCACGATGGGCGAGACGCAGATCCGCATCGACAGGCTCGCCGATCAGGCGCCCGCGGCGATCCCGTCGGCCGTGCGGTTCGGCGCGATGTTCGGCGCGAGCCCGGAGATGCGCGCGCTGTATCCGCTCTGCGAGCGGCTCGCGAGCGCGGCCGTGCCCGTGCTCATCGAGGGCGAGACGGGCACGGGCAAGGAGGTGCTGGCCGAGTCGCTGCACGAGCTCGGGCCACGCAAGCAGGGGCCGTTCGTGGTGTTCGATTGCACGGCGGTCCCGCCGAACCTCGTCGAGTCCGCGCTCTTCGGGCACGAGCGCGGGGCGTTCACGGGCGCGACCGAGTCCCGCAAGGGCGTGTTCGAAGAGGCGCACGGCGGCACGCTTTTGCTCGACGAGATCGGCGATCTGGAGCTGCCGTTGCAGGCGAAGCTGCTTCGCGCGCTCGAGCGCTCGGAGGTGCAGCGCGTCGGATCGAACCGGTGGGTTCGCGTGGACGTGCGGATCCTGGCGGCGACGCGGCGCGACCTCGATCACGAGATCCAGGCGGGGAGGTTCCGCGACGATCTGTTTTACCGGCTCGCGGTGGCGCGGATCGAGCTGCCGCCGCTGCGGAGGCGATCGGGGGACGTGGTCGTCCTGGCGCAACACTTCTGGCGTCAACTGGCCGGCAAGGACACGCCGTTCCCGCCCGATTTCGCGCGGCGGATCGCGGACTACGCGTGGCCGGGCAACGTGCGCGAGCTCTACAACGCCGTCGCGCGTCGCGTGGCCCTCGGCGAGCTCGCGCCGATCGCGACGCTCCGGCCGAACACGCCGCGCGCGTCGGGCGTGCCGCGGCCGAGCACGCCGCCGAAGCCCGCGCCGGCGGATTTCACCGAGGAGATCCTCGCGCTCGATTTGCCTTTGCCGCGGGCGCGGGAGCGCGTGGTCGAGGAGTTCGAGCGGCGGTACGTGCAGCGGGTGCTCACGGCGCACGGCGGCAACGTGGGCGCAGCCGCGGCGGCGTCGGGGATTGCAAGGCGCTACTTTCAGCTCATCAAGGCGCGCCACAAGGGGTAG
- a CDS encoding bifunctional alpha,alpha-trehalose-phosphate synthase (UDP-forming)/trehalose-phosphatase: MARLLLVSNRLPVTVKVEHGEVHVTRSAGGLATGMKGPHERSGGLWLGYPGDVSRLPPEQRAALEARLEDLRYVPLHLSPGEVSRFYEGFSNGVLWPLFHYLLDQVPIGERDWESYRRVNERFADLIAAHHREGDLVWIHDYQLMLVPGLLRKKIPNARIGFFLHIPFPSAEVFRILPWRTQILEGLLGADLLGFHTLSYLRHFASSLLHVLGLEANVDRVFTEGREVRLGAFPMGIDAAALSALAGSPEVTAEAQTFRQPGQRILLGIDRLDYTKGIPRRLLAVERLLEREPSLRGKVRLVQVTVPSRTNVEAYQGFRSRVDELVGRINGAYATVHSVPIHSMYRSFNERQLAALYRAADVMLVTPLRDGMNLVAKEFVASRTDEDGVLVLSEFAGAASELADALLVNPYDIGGVAATLKRALTMPQGERRQRMQNLRQRVLEDDVHNWAQSFLSTLEEQSDASSGRSLGATTSAALESLTSDLRKAPRLTLLLDYDGTLVRFARAPNDAAPDADLRHLLTALARRPGTRVHVVSGRTRDVLERWLGDLPIALAAEHGFWTRDASAREWRPRTDIPSDWNAKFLPLLRQFVARTPGTLLEEKSASLTFHYRMADPEFGVLQAKELRLHLGDLLKNTPVEILPGDKIVEIRPMGAGSGALVASLVEGAPSGARLVALGDDLLDEEMFAALPPPHVAMHVGPRPSRAAYRLSGPMAARTFLQAIAED; this comes from the coding sequence ATGGCTCGCCTGCTCCTCGTTTCGAACCGCCTGCCCGTCACCGTGAAGGTCGAGCATGGCGAGGTCCACGTCACCCGGAGCGCCGGAGGCCTCGCGACCGGCATGAAGGGGCCCCACGAGCGCTCGGGAGGCCTCTGGCTCGGCTATCCCGGCGACGTCTCGCGCCTCCCGCCCGAACAGCGCGCCGCCCTCGAAGCGCGCCTCGAAGATCTCCGGTACGTCCCGCTCCACCTCTCCCCGGGCGAGGTCTCCAGGTTTTACGAGGGATTCTCCAATGGCGTCCTCTGGCCCCTCTTCCATTACCTGCTCGACCAGGTCCCCATCGGCGAGCGCGACTGGGAGAGCTACCGCCGCGTGAACGAGCGATTCGCCGACCTCATCGCCGCGCACCACCGCGAAGGCGACCTCGTCTGGATCCACGACTATCAGCTCATGCTCGTCCCCGGCCTCCTGCGAAAGAAAATTCCGAACGCGCGGATCGGGTTTTTCCTCCACATCCCCTTCCCCTCCGCCGAGGTCTTTCGCATCCTCCCCTGGCGCACGCAGATCCTCGAAGGCCTGCTCGGCGCCGACCTCCTCGGGTTTCATACGCTCTCGTACCTGCGCCATTTCGCGTCGTCGCTCCTCCACGTGCTCGGCCTCGAAGCCAACGTCGATCGTGTCTTCACGGAAGGACGCGAAGTCCGGCTCGGCGCCTTCCCCATGGGCATCGACGCCGCCGCGCTCTCCGCGCTCGCCGGCTCGCCCGAGGTCACCGCCGAGGCGCAAACCTTCCGCCAGCCCGGCCAGCGCATCCTGCTCGGCATCGACCGCCTCGATTACACGAAAGGCATCCCGCGCCGCCTCCTCGCCGTCGAGCGCCTCCTCGAACGCGAACCCTCGCTCCGCGGCAAGGTCCGCCTCGTCCAGGTCACCGTCCCCTCGCGCACCAACGTCGAGGCCTACCAGGGATTCCGCAGCCGGGTCGACGAGCTCGTGGGCCGCATCAACGGCGCCTACGCCACGGTGCATTCCGTGCCGATTCACTCCATGTATCGCTCGTTCAACGAGCGCCAGCTCGCCGCCCTGTATCGCGCGGCCGACGTCATGCTCGTCACGCCCTTGCGCGACGGCATGAACCTCGTCGCCAAGGAGTTCGTCGCGTCCCGCACCGACGAGGACGGCGTGCTCGTCCTCAGCGAGTTCGCCGGCGCCGCCTCGGAGCTCGCCGACGCCTTGCTCGTCAATCCGTACGACATCGGCGGCGTCGCGGCCACGCTCAAGCGAGCCCTCACGATGCCTCAGGGCGAGCGGCGGCAGCGCATGCAAAACCTCCGGCAGCGGGTCCTCGAGGACGACGTCCACAACTGGGCGCAGAGCTTCCTCTCCACGCTCGAAGAGCAATCCGATGCGTCGAGCGGGCGCTCGCTCGGCGCGACCACGTCCGCGGCCCTCGAAAGCCTCACCTCGGACCTCCGCAAAGCGCCGCGTCTCACCTTGCTCCTCGATTACGACGGCACCCTCGTCCGGTTCGCCCGCGCCCCCAACGACGCCGCGCCCGATGCGGACCTCCGGCACCTGCTCACGGCCCTCGCGCGCCGCCCCGGCACGCGCGTCCACGTCGTCAGCGGCCGGACGCGCGACGTCCTCGAGCGCTGGCTCGGCGACCTGCCCATCGCGCTCGCCGCCGAGCACGGCTTCTGGACGCGCGACGCCTCGGCGCGAGAATGGCGCCCCCGCACGGACATCCCCTCCGATTGGAATGCGAAATTCCTGCCCCTGCTCCGCCAGTTCGTCGCCCGCACCCCGGGCACCTTGCTCGAAGAAAAGAGCGCCTCCCTCACCTTCCATTACCGCATGGCCGACCCCGAGTTCGGCGTGCTCCAGGCCAAGGAGCTACGGCTCCACCTCGGCGACCTGCTCAAAAACACGCCCGTCGAGATCCTCCCCGGCGATAAAATCGTCGAGATTCGCCCCATGGGCGCGGGGAGCGGCGCGCTCGTGGCTTCGCTCGTCGAAGGCGCTCCCTCCGGCGCCCGCCTCGTCGCGCTCGGCGACGACCTCCTCGACGAGGAGATGTTCGCCGCGCTTCCGCCCCCGCACGTCGCCATGCACGTCGGCCCGCGCCCGAGCCGCGCCGCCTACCGTTTGTCCGGGCCGATGGCCGCCCGCACGTTCCTCCAGGCCATCGCCGAAGACTAA
- a CDS encoding MATE family efflux transporter yields the protein MSDVAPIPSASRIVDETVAAGPRTRSAELREIAALGGPITLSFVANQLLGFVDTAMVGRLDATALAAVGIGNGIFFSITVLFMGLILGMDPLVSQAEGAGDRSRARAVLGQAARLGLVLSIPCMAIIVLAGLLVGRAGIDAETSRNVLHFLLGRLLNVVPFLLVTACRVYLQARGYTRALVWSAVWANATNIVGNVLLIYGDEGLAYIGLPRVGLPALGVLGSGLASSIASLVSFGVVFRDIVRREGRVRAEELRADRETTRSIVQVGWPIGTHLLAEVGAFSIAGIFAGWIGPEAAAGHQVALSLASLSFTIALGMSNATSVLVGRAVGRGDSTGARQAGLLGIASTCAVMSLSAVVFAAAPAFCARILSDKPNVIAAAVPLIRIAAIFQLADGAQAVAAGALRGAGDTTSARNANVVGYYAFGIPLALLLGFAVGMGAVGIWWGLTAALFAVATALVLRFARLAPTQMKRI from the coding sequence ATGAGTGACGTGGCCCCGATTCCCAGTGCTTCGCGCATCGTGGACGAGACGGTGGCCGCAGGACCGCGGACGCGGAGCGCGGAGCTGCGCGAGATCGCCGCCCTCGGCGGACCCATCACGCTGAGCTTCGTCGCCAATCAGCTCCTCGGCTTCGTCGACACCGCCATGGTCGGCCGCCTCGACGCCACCGCGCTCGCCGCCGTCGGCATCGGCAACGGCATCTTTTTCTCGATCACCGTGCTCTTCATGGGCCTCATCCTGGGCATGGATCCGCTCGTGTCCCAGGCCGAGGGCGCGGGCGATCGCAGCCGCGCCCGCGCCGTGCTCGGCCAGGCCGCGCGCCTCGGCCTCGTTTTGTCGATCCCGTGCATGGCGATCATCGTCCTCGCCGGCCTCCTCGTCGGCCGCGCCGGCATCGACGCCGAGACCTCGCGCAACGTCCTGCACTTCTTGCTCGGCCGCCTCCTCAACGTCGTGCCTTTCCTCCTGGTCACGGCCTGCCGCGTGTACCTCCAGGCCCGCGGGTACACGCGCGCGCTCGTGTGGTCGGCCGTATGGGCGAACGCCACGAACATCGTCGGCAACGTCCTCCTCATCTACGGCGACGAGGGCCTCGCCTACATCGGCCTCCCGCGGGTCGGTTTGCCTGCGCTCGGCGTCCTCGGCTCGGGCCTCGCGTCGAGCATCGCCTCGCTCGTCTCCTTTGGCGTCGTGTTCCGGGACATCGTCCGGCGTGAGGGCAGGGTCCGCGCCGAGGAGCTCCGCGCCGATCGCGAGACCACGCGCTCCATCGTCCAGGTCGGCTGGCCCATCGGCACGCACCTGCTCGCGGAGGTCGGCGCCTTCTCGATCGCGGGCATCTTCGCTGGGTGGATCGGCCCCGAGGCTGCCGCGGGCCATCAGGTCGCGCTCTCCCTCGCGAGCCTCTCGTTCACCATCGCGCTCGGCATGTCGAATGCGACCTCGGTCCTCGTCGGCCGCGCCGTCGGCCGTGGGGATTCCACGGGCGCTCGCCAAGCCGGCCTCCTCGGCATCGCCTCGACCTGCGCCGTGATGAGCCTCTCGGCCGTCGTCTTCGCCGCGGCGCCCGCGTTCTGCGCGCGGATCCTCTCGGACAAACCCAACGTCATCGCGGCGGCGGTCCCGCTCATTCGCATCGCCGCGATCTTCCAGCTCGCGGACGGCGCGCAGGCGGTCGCGGCGGGCGCGCTCCGGGGTGCGGGGGATACGACGTCGGCGCGAAATGCGAACGTGGTCGGGTATTACGCGTTCGGCATTCCGCTCGCGCTCTTGCTCGGGTTTGCCGTCGGGATGGGCGCGGTCGGGATCTGGTGGGGGCTCACGGCGGCGCTCTTCGCCGTCGCGACGGCGCTCGTCCTCCGGTTCGCGCGCCTCGCGCCGACGCAGATGAAGCGAATCTGA
- a CDS encoding OmpP1/FadL family transporter codes for MTRNTSPRKRALALGALAAVSLGLFSESAGAAGLYLSERGVRPLGRGGAFVAGADDLGSVVYNPAGLYDAGMSVLFDASYVHFSSEYTRRTIVRQTDPNTGATVNERVQTFDPVRGSAPFLPIPTLGFSFVPHDQWVVGVGLWAPYVGVATYPETLNGQPAPQRYSLLSLEGSILAVGGAYAAYAPTPNLRIGAGVEVLAGTFRSTVVFSGCVPDRFFCAPEQPSWDVLAELAVGPIVAPSANAGVIYIPHPKVRVGLSGHLPFWVRSSGTIRTRLPSAAPFATARQEGEDADVAFELPWNVRLGVEARPSDKLRAELAVAYEDWGVHDSIRVNPNGVALKNVVGFPETYLLPPVNLPRNFRGAFSAQVGGEYAIPVGKMQLDVRAGLRFETSAVPNEYVSVLTIDSNKLTPSVGAGLHVGPFRFDLVVAHAIMFSQDVDPREAKIPQVSPLVANPAPQPNIINGGTYSASATIVGLGAMYTFGKAAPAKPKPEPAGSGT; via the coding sequence ATGACCAGAAACACCTCCCCGCGGAAGCGCGCCCTCGCCTTGGGCGCGCTCGCCGCCGTTTCTCTCGGGCTCTTCTCCGAATCCGCCGGCGCAGCGGGCCTCTATCTGTCCGAGCGTGGCGTGCGCCCGCTCGGTCGGGGCGGGGCGTTCGTCGCGGGCGCCGACGATCTCGGGTCCGTCGTCTACAACCCCGCGGGGCTTTACGACGCCGGGATGAGCGTGCTCTTCGACGCGAGTTACGTTCATTTTTCGAGCGAATACACGCGCCGCACGATCGTCCGGCAGACGGATCCGAACACGGGCGCGACCGTGAACGAGCGCGTGCAGACGTTCGATCCGGTCCGGGGGAGCGCGCCGTTTCTGCCGATCCCGACGCTCGGGTTTTCGTTTGTCCCGCACGATCAATGGGTCGTAGGCGTCGGGCTTTGGGCACCGTACGTGGGCGTCGCGACGTATCCCGAGACGTTGAACGGGCAGCCCGCGCCGCAGCGGTATTCGCTGCTCTCGCTGGAAGGCTCGATCCTCGCCGTGGGCGGCGCGTACGCGGCCTATGCGCCGACGCCGAATCTGCGGATCGGCGCGGGGGTTGAGGTGCTCGCGGGGACGTTCCGCAGCACGGTGGTCTTTTCGGGGTGCGTGCCGGACCGGTTCTTCTGCGCGCCGGAGCAGCCTTCGTGGGACGTGCTCGCGGAGCTCGCCGTCGGGCCGATCGTGGCGCCGTCGGCGAACGCGGGCGTGATTTACATCCCGCACCCGAAGGTGCGGGTGGGTTTGTCGGGGCATTTGCCGTTCTGGGTGCGGTCGAGCGGGACGATCCGGACGCGGCTCCCGTCGGCGGCGCCGTTCGCGACGGCGCGGCAGGAAGGCGAGGACGCGGACGTGGCCTTCGAGCTGCCGTGGAACGTGCGGCTCGGCGTGGAGGCGCGGCCAAGCGACAAGCTCCGGGCCGAGCTCGCGGTGGCCTACGAGGATTGGGGCGTGCACGATAGCATTCGCGTGAATCCGAACGGGGTCGCGCTGAAGAACGTGGTGGGGTTTCCCGAGACGTACCTCTTGCCGCCCGTGAACCTGCCGCGCAATTTCCGGGGCGCGTTCTCGGCGCAGGTCGGCGGCGAATACGCGATTCCCGTGGGGAAGATGCAGCTCGACGTGCGGGCGGGGCTCCGCTTCGAGACGAGCGCGGTGCCGAACGAGTACGTCTCGGTGCTGACGATCGATTCGAACAAGCTGACGCCTTCGGTTGGCGCGGGGCTCCACGTCGGGCCCTTCCGGTTCGACCTCGTGGTGGCGCACGCGATCATGTTCTCGCAGGACGTCGATCCACGGGAAGCGAAGATCCCGCAGGTGAGCCCGCTCGTGGCGAACCCCGCGCCGCAGCCGAACATCATCAACGGCGGGACGTATTCGGCGAGCGCGACGATCGTGGGCCTCGGCGCGATGTACACGTTCGGGAAGGCGGCGCCGGCGAAGCCGAAGCCCGAGCCGGCGGGGAGCGGGACGTAG
- a CDS encoding host attachment protein — MQEKRVQETERITFVLVADASRARLFRQGLEENAPLELVEEFEHPESRAMARDLMADKPGRTFWKRGQSAPDYRTDPKDVEAEKFARSLADRLAALYDTQAFHKLVLAAPPKFLGLLRSMLAAHTNHVAEAVVASHEKDYTQLDVRTIAERIAA, encoded by the coding sequence GTGCAAGAAAAACGCGTGCAAGAAACGGAACGGATCACGTTCGTCCTCGTCGCCGACGCGAGCCGAGCCCGCCTGTTCCGGCAGGGCCTCGAGGAGAACGCGCCGCTCGAGCTCGTCGAGGAGTTCGAGCACCCCGAGAGCCGCGCGATGGCCCGCGATCTCATGGCGGACAAACCCGGCCGCACGTTCTGGAAACGCGGCCAGAGCGCGCCGGACTACCGGACCGATCCGAAGGACGTCGAGGCCGAGAAATTCGCGCGTAGCCTCGCCGACCGGCTCGCCGCGCTCTACGACACGCAAGCCTTCCACAAGCTCGTCCTCGCCGCGCCGCCGAAGTTCCTCGGCCTCCTGCGCAGCATGCTCGCCGCGCACACGAACCACGTCGCCGAGGCTGTCGTCGCGTCTCACGAGAAGGACTACACGCAGCTCGACGTGCGCACGATCGCCGAACGAATCGCCGCCTGA
- a CDS encoding serine/threonine-protein kinase → MEGERGAPRVLVLGRYRVHDEIAAGGMATVHLGRLVGDEGFLRTVAIKRLHPWHARIAEVVAMFTDEARIAARIRHPNVVGTLDVVSQEGEVFLVMEYVHGEPLSRLISAASKRKQKIPPSIVAAVLANALRGLHAAHEARDARGEPLGVVHRDVSPQNVLVGADGVARVLDFGIARAAGRAHVTSDHTIKGKLAYMSPEQLRGEVLDRRADVYAAGVVLWETLTCRRLYAGASEDLALVRLLEAEVEPPSKRVAALPACFDEVTLRALRRDADARFPTALEMAMALEACGPLATPSEIAAWVEEMAGDTLAERAQLILAIESEERRSLRPMLSSPSAPSPEEATLLHVQPSREEPPAATVVALTAKTEVPSAAPMHVPERRVTPVVLGLVGLVGLLVVVLIVILLRGVPASTASAQSAPSIAMSVATPESVVTSAPSAAAAPAPSATSVVSAAPPSVSPSGTASPRPTTPRAKPAAASAGCDPPFFIDASGRKKYKRHCL, encoded by the coding sequence ATGGAAGGCGAACGCGGCGCGCCCCGGGTGCTCGTGCTGGGCCGTTATCGCGTGCACGACGAGATCGCGGCGGGCGGCATGGCCACGGTCCACCTCGGGCGGCTCGTCGGGGACGAGGGTTTTTTGCGGACGGTGGCGATCAAGCGCCTCCATCCCTGGCACGCGCGGATCGCCGAGGTCGTCGCGATGTTCACGGACGAGGCGCGGATCGCCGCGCGGATCCGGCACCCGAACGTGGTGGGCACGCTCGACGTCGTGTCGCAGGAAGGCGAGGTCTTCCTGGTGATGGAGTACGTGCACGGCGAGCCGCTGTCGCGGCTCATCAGCGCGGCGAGCAAGCGCAAGCAGAAGATCCCGCCGTCGATCGTGGCCGCGGTGCTCGCGAACGCGCTGCGGGGGCTCCACGCGGCGCACGAGGCGAGGGACGCGCGGGGCGAGCCGCTCGGCGTGGTGCACCGCGACGTGTCGCCGCAGAACGTGCTCGTCGGCGCGGACGGCGTTGCGCGTGTGCTCGACTTTGGCATTGCGCGCGCGGCCGGGCGGGCGCACGTGACGAGCGACCATACGATCAAGGGAAAACTCGCGTACATGTCGCCCGAGCAGCTCCGCGGGGAGGTGCTCGATCGGCGGGCGGACGTGTATGCGGCGGGCGTCGTGTTGTGGGAGACGCTCACGTGTCGGCGGCTTTATGCGGGCGCGTCGGAGGACCTCGCGCTCGTGCGCCTGCTCGAAGCCGAGGTCGAGCCGCCGAGCAAACGCGTGGCCGCGCTGCCCGCTTGTTTCGACGAGGTCACGTTGCGCGCGCTCCGGCGCGACGCGGACGCGCGTTTTCCCACGGCGCTCGAAATGGCGATGGCGCTCGAAGCGTGCGGGCCGCTGGCGACGCCGTCGGAGATCGCCGCGTGGGTCGAGGAAATGGCGGGGGATACGCTCGCCGAGCGCGCGCAGTTGATCCTGGCGATCGAGAGCGAGGAGCGCCGCTCGTTGCGGCCCATGCTTTCGAGCCCGTCCGCGCCGAGCCCCGAGGAGGCGACGTTGCTCCACGTGCAGCCGTCCCGAGAGGAGCCCCCGGCGGCGACGGTGGTGGCTTTGACGGCGAAAACGGAGGTGCCAAGTGCGGCGCCGATGCATGTGCCGGAGCGACGCGTGACGCCGGTGGTGCTCGGGCTCGTCGGGCTCGTTGGGCTCCTCGTGGTGGTGTTGATCGTCATTCTGCTCCGGGGTGTGCCGGCGAGCACCGCGTCCGCGCAGAGCGCGCCTTCGATCGCCATGAGCGTCGCCACGCCCGAATCCGTGGTCACGAGCGCGCCCTCCGCTGCGGCCGCGCCGGCGCCTTCCGCGACGAGCGTCGTTTCGGCGGCGCCGCCGAGCGTTTCGCCCAGCGGGACCGCGTCGCCGCGCCCGACGACGCCGCGGGCGAAACCTGCCGCCGCGAGCGCCGGCTGCGATCCACCCTTCTTCATCGACGCGTCCGGTCGAAAAAAGTACAAACGGCATTGCCTTTGA
- the yhbY gene encoding ribosome assembly RNA-binding protein YhbY gives MSLTGKQRRHLRALGHHLDPVVQLGKHGLTDGIVSAVNDALEQHELVKVRVGTECPDERGDLAEKIPPAVRAELVQVLGRTILLYRRHPKEPKITLPKAG, from the coding sequence ATGAGCCTGACAGGAAAGCAGCGCCGCCACCTGCGCGCGCTCGGCCATCACCTGGATCCCGTGGTCCAGCTCGGCAAACACGGGCTGACCGACGGGATTGTCTCCGCCGTGAACGACGCGCTCGAGCAGCATGAGCTGGTCAAGGTGCGGGTCGGGACGGAGTGCCCCGACGAGCGCGGCGATCTCGCCGAAAAGATCCCGCCCGCCGTGCGCGCCGAGCTCGTGCAGGTGCTCGGTCGGACGATCTTGCTCTACCGGCGTCACCCGAAGGAGCCGAAGATCACGCTCCCGAAGGCCGGCTGA
- a CDS encoding oxygenase MpaB family protein, with the protein MVRRIWREGAMLAAIPPAVVLEVLLPEVAEGVGRFSDYQTKLMARTRRTVYATHALVFGDLSMSIEVGGRIFQLHERVRGSISARSSEGRAGTRYRANDPAALQWVFATLVQGALMTYEAAVEPLDRDERARFYEESKRWGAVVGLPPEQLPPDWESFERYFEGMVEGALELGDMARDILRVLFGPPYMRGVARLCAGLLPERWRSAVGLPWDADAKRAYELALGTLRGARFLPPALRYVPAWHQAAARIEAARGEGVSRTTRIVQALDARGWIPAGLAPPEEVMRRCPRG; encoded by the coding sequence ATGGTGCGGCGAATTTGGCGGGAAGGGGCCATGCTGGCCGCCATTCCGCCGGCGGTGGTCCTGGAGGTGCTCCTGCCCGAGGTGGCCGAGGGCGTGGGGAGGTTCAGTGATTATCAAACGAAGCTGATGGCGAGGACGCGGCGGACGGTGTACGCGACCCACGCGCTCGTTTTCGGCGATCTGTCGATGTCGATCGAGGTGGGGGGGCGGATCTTTCAGCTCCACGAGCGGGTCCGTGGTTCGATTTCGGCGCGTTCGAGCGAGGGGCGGGCAGGCACGCGGTATCGCGCGAACGATCCGGCCGCCCTGCAATGGGTGTTCGCCACGCTGGTGCAGGGGGCGCTGATGACGTACGAGGCGGCCGTGGAGCCGCTCGATCGGGACGAGCGGGCGCGTTTTTACGAGGAGTCGAAGCGATGGGGCGCCGTGGTGGGTTTGCCCCCGGAGCAATTGCCGCCCGACTGGGAGAGCTTCGAGCGTTATTTCGAGGGGATGGTGGAGGGGGCGCTGGAGCTCGGGGACATGGCGCGGGATATCCTGCGGGTGCTTTTTGGTCCGCCGTACATGCGCGGGGTCGCGAGGCTCTGCGCGGGGCTCTTGCCAGAGCGGTGGCGGAGCGCGGTGGGTTTGCCCTGGGACGCAGACGCAAAACGGGCGTACGAGCTCGCGCTCGGCACACTTCGTGGAGCGAGGTTTTTGCCGCCGGCCTTGCGGTACGTGCCTGCGTGGCACCAGGCGGCGGCGCGAATCGAGGCGGCGCGGGGAGAAGGGGTTTCGAGGACGACGCGGATCGTGCAGGCGCTCGACGCGCGCGGGTGGATCCCCGCGGGGCTCGCGCCGCCGGAAGAGGTGATGCGGAGGTGCCCGCGCGGTTAG
- a CDS encoding ribosomal maturation YjgA family protein, with translation MLVTIGLGLLSRKIPGLPAWLSKGAGDALYATMSFWLVGLFVPACRTAAASVVALLFCYAIEASQLYHAPWVDAIRATRLGGLALGYGFHVMDLIYYAVGVSAGAGIERAWRLRRERPS, from the coding sequence GTGCTCGTGACGATCGGGCTCGGGCTCTTGTCGCGGAAGATTCCGGGCCTGCCGGCGTGGCTATCGAAGGGAGCGGGGGACGCGCTTTATGCCACGATGAGCTTCTGGCTCGTGGGGCTCTTCGTTCCCGCGTGCCGGACGGCTGCCGCGTCCGTCGTTGCGCTGCTCTTTTGTTACGCGATCGAGGCCAGTCAGCTTTATCACGCGCCGTGGGTGGATGCGATCCGCGCGACGCGGCTCGGTGGGCTCGCGCTCGGATATGGATTCCATGTGATGGACCTCATTTATTATGCGGTCGGTGTGAGCGCCGGGGCCGGGATCGAGCGCGCGTGGAGGCTGCGGAGGGAGCGGCCGTCGTGA
- a CDS encoding dihydrofolate reductase family protein: protein MRKLVYHVAITADGRIAREDHSFDFFVMEGEHAADYLASLAGYGAVVMGRRTYELGLKVGVTDPYPTLETYVFSRTLKESPNPRVKVIAEDAVGVLRKLKAQEGKPMYLCGGGDFAAMLLAEGLVDEVLFKLNPVLLGAGIPVVSRLAAPVNLTLVSTKVYRNGVLLLQYEVRPSAQAAGSV, encoded by the coding sequence ATGAGAAAACTCGTGTATCACGTCGCCATCACGGCGGACGGCCGCATCGCGCGCGAAGATCATTCGTTCGATTTTTTCGTGATGGAAGGGGAGCACGCCGCCGATTACCTCGCATCCCTCGCGGGGTACGGCGCCGTCGTGATGGGCCGGCGCACGTATGAGCTCGGGCTGAAGGTGGGGGTCACGGACCCGTATCCGACGCTGGAGACGTACGTCTTCTCGCGGACGTTGAAGGAGAGCCCGAATCCACGCGTGAAGGTCATCGCGGAGGATGCCGTCGGCGTCCTCCGGAAGCTGAAGGCGCAGGAGGGCAAGCCCATGTACCTGTGCGGCGGCGGGGATTTCGCGGCGATGCTCCTCGCCGAGGGGCTCGTCGACGAGGTGCTGTTCAAGCTGAATCCGGTGCTGCTCGGCGCGGGGATCCCGGTGGTGTCGCGGCTCGCCGCGCCGGTGAACCTCACGCTCGTGTCGACGAAGGTGTACCGCAATGGAGTGTTGCTGCTCCAGTACGAGGTCCGTCCCTCGGCGCAAGCCGCCGGGAGCGTATGA